Proteins from a genomic interval of Zingiber officinale cultivar Zhangliang chromosome 1B, Zo_v1.1, whole genome shotgun sequence:
- the LOC122046081 gene encoding uncharacterized protein LOC122046081, with amino-acid sequence MLGGILGGKFFNKCKHSAKNIRARIGPIRSKKQATVRWLKKDVADLIAAGHEANAYGRIDALMVEINNASCYDIIDQCCEYVLSHLPDLQKQRECPQEAREAIATLIFAAARFSDLPELCDLRHVFTDRYGSSLDLSINAEFVDKIQKKSFSREMKLQLMQSIAEEFSVRWDCKRLEHQSSSNAKPAPAKLRRATTAPDTRNKEASPVHAARKEPVQVGTKEEVLSLERHRSNPASVARKEPIEVEPKDIHVVSTTKNGTFSDHVNSERSEPSQSSNAVPPYIKPRRNNYETRKDGGSKDGLRPTRTMQNEPDFSLDKREVVSLKSSNAKLASVAPAEVGSAKSQNAKPVNVAPAEAGSGISRNAKPVDVACVDTKTTDDGYFGRKKEGNSMASPFPNLNGIKNGHHAEEKHRNLPEYDRLATQEGLDKHSIRPTKSNGYVIPPYVKPKINNAPTMSDTSSERDQPAQNILASANDKVDGSKDTGHLSNGVSYVEKPRPMSVRRKIQKPPIVDTDKGVIDHNKPTDNALGGQRDYEGRQKTDKDDKYFEEKITIRESKVPIDDEMECAIDYGNLLPRPLNGRRRHGGRPSGATYNEEEIAMDKLLRHYSRKGTAKTPSRESTRTTARTTSSVDQDRVEYPGADETYSTSRRTIAPSQRTSSLPPKPVSTPETKAPARATSMQPDLSNLNGGRVHPNMPDYSQLASRLAALRNT; translated from the exons ATTGATGCTCTCATGGTTGAGATAAACAACGCATCATGCTATGACATAATAGATCAGTGCTGTGAGTACGTCTTGAGCCATCTTCCAGATCTGCAGAAGCAGAG GGAATGCCCTCAAGAAGCCAGGGAAGCAATAGCAACTCTAATTTTTGCTGCTGCGAGATTTTCAGATTTACCTGAGTTGTGTGATCTCAGGCATGTGTTTACAGACCGATACGGGAGTTCATTGGACCTATCTATAAATGCTGAG TTCGttgacaaaattcaaaagaagtCATTTTCACGAGAAATGAAGTTGCAGCTAATGCAAAGTATTGCTGAAGAGTTCTCTGTGAGATGGGATTGTAAAAGACTTGAGCACCAATCAAGCAGCAATGCTAAACCTGCACCT GCTAAACTGAGAAGAGCTACTACTGCTCCAGATACTAGAAACAAGGAAGCATCACCAGTTCATGCTGCAAGGAAAGAACCAGTTCAGGTTGGAACCAAAGAAGAGGTTCTATCCCTGGAAAGACATCGTTCAAATCCTGCAAGTGTTGCACGAAAAGAGCCAATAGAAGTGGAGCCGAAAGACATTCATGTTGTTTCAACAACCAAAAATGGTACATTCAGTGATCATGTGAACAGTGAGAGATCAGAACCATCCCAGAGCAGCAATGCAGTTCCACCATACATTAAACCAAGAAGAAATAATTATGAAACCCGTAAAGATGGCGGGTCTAAAGATGGCCTTCGACCGACAAGGACTATGCAAAATGAGCCGGATTTCAGTCTCGACAAACGAGAAGTCGTCTCGTTGAAATCTTCAAACGCAAAACTAGCTAGTGTAGCTCCTGCAGaagttggttcagcaaaatcTCAGAATGCAAAACCAGTTAATGTGGCTCCTGCAGAAGCTGGTTCAGGGATATCCCGGAACGCAAAGCCAGTTGATGTGGCTTGTGTAGATACTAAAACAACTGATGATGGATACTTTGGGCGCAAGAAGGAAGGTAACAGCATGGCTTCTCCATTCCCTAATTTGAATGGTATCAAAAATGGTCACCATGCGGAAGAAAAACATCGCAATCTCCCTGAGTATGATAGGTTGGCTACACAAGAAGGGTTAGACAAGCATTCTATCAGACCAACAAAAAGCAATGGTTATGTGATTCCGCCTTATGTCAAGCCAAAGATCAATAATGCTCCAACTATGAGTGATACTTCCTCCGAGAGAGACCAACCAGCTCAAAACATACTTGCTTCAGCTAATGACAAGGTTGATGGTAGCAAGGATACAGGTCATTTGAGCAATGGAGTTTCCTATGTCGAGAAGCCCAGGCCAATGTCTGTGAGGAGGAAAATCCAGAAGCCACCCATTGTGGACACTGACAAGGGTGTCATCGATCACAATAAGCCCACAGACAATGCCCTGGGCGGCCAAAGAGACTATGAAGGCCGGCAGAAGACTGATAAAGATGACAAGTATTTTGAAGAAAAGATCACAATTAGAGAGTCAAAAGTACCAATTGATGATGAGATGGAATGTGCAATAGACTATGGCAATCTCTTGCCTCGGCCATTAAATGGACGAAGAAGACATGGCGGTAGGCCTTCTGGTGCTACCTACAACGAGGAAGAAATAGCCATGGATAAGCTTTTGCGGCACTACTCAAGGAAGGGGACAGCGAAAACACCCAGTAGGGAAAGCACAAGGACCACAGCTCGTACAACCAGTAGTGTTGATCAAGATAGAGTTGAGTACCCTGGTGCTGATGAAACTTATTCGACCTCAAGGAGGACAATTGCTCCATCGCAAAGAACCAGTTCACTACCACCGAAACCAGTAAGCACACCTGAAACCAAGGCGCCTGCTCGAGCTACTTCAATGCAGCCTGATCTATCAAATCTCAATGGTGGTCGAGTGCATCCCAACATGCCAGATTACTCTCAGTTGGCTTCACGACTTGCTGCTTTAAGGAACACATGA
- the LOC122046090 gene encoding probable beta-1,4-xylosyltransferase IRX14, with protein sequence MKPSLLTSQPSRRGSHRQVDSGLGGEGGGGAASAAESVFRSPTAAFWIVLHGVCCVISVFLGFRFSRVVFVLLFSPSSTTTISSVFTSVPALHAAVTNTTTTTTTQMRAIVLASSPPPPPPPEAEQNSTKSHVVVGRHGIRIRPWTHPDSEETMRAHWIIERVQREQRLQHGVRTPRPLIVVTPTYARTFQTLHLTGLLHSLLLVPFPLTWLVVEAASSRSNDTAAFLARSGLHFLHVPFPHPMPEDSRYRRTTESRMRLHALRVVRDRGMDGIVVFADDSNVHSMELFDEAQRVKWMGAISMRILTHITGLSTSRGEDHKSPVPIQGPACNSSGHLVGWHTYNPLPNTGATFIGAGKTVLPAKMEWAGFMLNSRLLWREAKEKPDWVRDLDEVGKKGEDIDSPLCLLEDASFVEPLGNCGRKVLLWWLRAEARYDSNFPTGWTLEPVLEATAAANHSARIDASPELPSNSKLTAANQDSRNNNIST encoded by the exons ATGAAGCCATCTTTGCTCACTAGCCAGCCGAGCCGGCGCGGCAGTCACCGCCAAGTGGATTCTGGCTTAGGCGGAGAAGGCGGCGGCGGCGCTGCTTCCGCTGCCGAGAGCGTCTTTCGTTCCCCTACCGCGGCGTTCTGGATCGTCCTCCATGGGGTCTGCTGTGTCATTAGTGTCTTCCTCGGTTTCCGCTTCTCTCGTGTCGTCTTCGTCCTGCTCTTTTCTCCTTCCTCCACAACGACAATTTCCTCTGTTTTCACATCCGTCCCCGCCCTCCACGCTGCCGTGACCAACAccacgacgacgacgacgactcaGATGCGAGCTATCGTGCTTGCCTCctctccgcctccgcctccgcctccggaGGCGGAGCAGAACTCGACGAAGAGCCACGTCGTGGTAGGGCGGCACGGGATCCGCATCCGGCCGTGGACACACCCGGACTCCGAGGAGACCATGCGGGCGCACTGGATCATCGAGCGCGTGCAGCGGGAGCAGCGGCTGCAGCACGGCGTACGTACTCCACGGCCGCTCATCGTCGTCACGCCCACATACGCCCGCACCTTCCAAACGCTCCACCTCACTGGCCTCCTCCACTCCCTTCTCCTCGTCCCCTTCCCCCTCACTTGGCTCGTCGTCGAGGCTGCTAGCAGCCGATCCAATGACACCGCCGCTTTCCTCGCCCGCTCCGGTCTCCACTTTCTCCACGTCCCCTTCCCCCATCCCATGCCTGAAGACTCACGCTACCGGCGCACCACCGAATCCCGTATGCGCCTCCACGCTCTCAG AGTGGTGAGAGACAGAGGAATGGACGGGATCGTGGTATTCGCCGACGACAGCAATGTGCACAGCATGGAGCTGTTCGACGAGGCGCAGAGAGTGAAATGGATGGGCGCCATCTCCATGAGAATCCTCACTCACATTACCGGGCTATCAACTTCGAGGGGCGAGGATCACAAGTCCCCTGTGCCAATCCAAGGCCCTGCTTGCAACTCCTCGGGCCACTTGGTCGGATGGCACACCTACAACCCCCTGCCCAACACCGGCGCCACCTTCATCGGAGCCGGCAAGACCGTGCTGCCGGCGAAGATGGAGTGGGCGGGGTTCATGCTGAACTCGAGGTTGCTGTGGAGAGAAGCCAAGGAAAAGCCGGATTGGGTGAGGGACCTCGACGAGGTGGGGAAGAAGGGCGAGGATATCGACAGCCCGCTGTGTCTGTTGGAGGATGCCTCGTTCGTTGAGCCGCTGGGAAATTGCGGGAGGAAGGTCCTGCTGTGGTGGCTCCGCGCCGAGGCCCGCTACGACAGCAACTTCCCGACGGG ATGGACATTAGAGCCTGTTCTGGAAGCAACTGCTGCTGCAAATCACAGCGCACGGATTGATGCATCTCCTGAGCTTCCATCTAATTCTAAGCTGACGGCCGCCAACCAAGATTCAAGAAACAACAATATATCAACATGA